The nucleotide window CTGTATTATAAGCCCATCTATCGCTGCGCAGATGAGGAGCTTGCGAGCAATGGATGGCATTGTGCGGGGGGCACGTAGTTCTTATCGACGGCACTTGACAGGCATTCAAAGGTAAATACAGGGAAGCAAGATCAGAGATTGGCGATTCAGAAAGAATAAACAGAGACGAGACAAGTTACGAAGCAGCTGCAGGAGGAACTGGGGCAAGCTGCAGCTCACCCAAGAGACGGTAAGGATCGAATCGAGCGGCTATTACTACACTTGATATGACCGCATCAGTTCAGTCAATTTTTTGGGTGGTGGAGACGTCATAATCTGGCATTTCACTGCATCCGTTATAGCATAGCGCAGAATAACCGCCGACATCGCATTCGCATTTGGAAATTATTTCGATATATCCACTTTGGCTCGTTTTCGTATTGGGCTTTAGAGATGCTTTGGATATCTTTGATTTCGCCAAGATAGACAGTTGATGATATTACTATTATACCCAGGAGGACTCAATGTCATACACCAATTATTGCACCAGATAAGCCCGGAAAATAAAGAATTCGGAAACAAATCTGAGTAGCAACAAGCAGTCGTTCAAGGACTGTCTGTCCATAGACGAAAATGTTTTCCATCTTTTGctttcctcctcgtcgtgGGGTATCTTAGATAGCGAGGCGCTCAACCTTGTCGCGCATGGCTCGGATCTGGCCGGCGAGCTCGCTGGCGTCGttgctggtgatgctggCGGCGATGACAGCACGGCTGACACCACAGGCACGGCCGAGGTGCATCTTGCTGCTAACGTAAACGTAGGGAACTATCAAGCACAAGTTAGCAATCAACCCAGACTGCATCAGAATTACCAATTGCGCTTACCGTTCTTGTCCTCgcagagaagaggaaggtgGAGGAGAATGGCGAGGGGCTGAGTGTCAGCAGCGAGGATGACGAGCTCAGAGACACCACGgttcagggtcttggtggcTTCGTTAGCTccctt belongs to Fusarium oxysporum Fo47 chromosome V, complete sequence and includes:
- a CDS encoding 50S ribosomal protein L30e-like protein; translation: MSESAAWPLADQKLEQELLDLVQSSQHARQLKKGANEATKTLNRGVSELVILAADTQPLAILLHLPLLCEDKNVPYVYVSSKMHLGRACGVSRAVIAASITSNDASELAGQIRAMRDKVERLAI